One region of Chryseobacterium muglaense genomic DNA includes:
- the uvrA gene encoding excinuclease ABC subunit UvrA, which yields MSKSTEYIEVYGAREHNLKNINVKIPRNELVVITGLSGSGKSSLAFDTIFAEGQRRYIETFSAYARQFLGGLERPDVDKIEGLSPVIAIEQKTTNKNPRSTVGTVTELYDYLRLLFARVSDAYSQTTGKKLVSYTEDQILDAIKENYKNEKIMLMAPVVRSRKGHYHELFVQMAKKGYGQARIDGELQDIEYDLKLDRYKTHDIDIVIDRWIIGETASEARMEKSLRTAMEMGEGLIGIQKLGSTEIEYFSKNLMDAETGHSLALPEPNTFSFNSPKGSCPSCKGLGTIKKINTDYFVENNKLSINQGALLPLEDIKSNKFVLTQIKNILEIFGLGLATPFKDIPEEALDYIYNGCNKEFNKDLKYAGISKKIKINFDGLIPFMEELIEERESYEAILLERHFTTEESCPECKGARLQPSSLSFKIDGKNIAEINGLSLSDLKEWLTDVKDKFSEKKSIIAHEILKEIQTRLQFLLDVGLDYLSLSRSSKTLSGGESQRIRLATQIGSQLVNVLYILDEPSIGLHQRDNERLINSLKNLRDIGNSVLVVEHDKDMIMEADEVLDIGPRAGKFGGEILWQGKPKDLLNADTITADYITGKRKIAIPEIRREGNGKSIVLKGATGNNLKNVNLEIPLGKLVVVTGISGSGKSSLINGTLYPILNKHFYRAVQEPLPYKKIEGLDNIDKIVDVDQTPIGRTPRSNPATYTGMFTDIRNLFSELPESKIRGYKPGRFSFNVKGGRCETCQGGGLKVIEMNFLPDVYVHCETCNGKRFNRETLEVRYKGKSISDVLDMTIDEAVDFFQPIPKIFARVKTLQDVGLGYITMGQQSTTLSGGEAQRIKLATELAKRQTGNTLYILDEPTTGLHFEDVKILMDAINKLVELGNSFIIIEHNMDVIKLADHIIDVGPEGGKYGGEIIAKGTPEEIIKSKKSLTGKYLKKEM from the coding sequence ATGAGTAAATCAACTGAATATATAGAAGTTTACGGAGCTCGTGAACACAATCTTAAAAATATTAATGTAAAAATTCCGCGCAACGAATTGGTCGTTATCACCGGGCTTTCGGGAAGCGGAAAATCGTCATTGGCTTTTGATACGATTTTTGCGGAAGGTCAGCGTCGTTACATTGAAACTTTTTCTGCCTATGCAAGACAGTTTTTGGGTGGTTTAGAACGTCCTGATGTTGATAAAATCGAAGGATTGTCTCCCGTAATTGCTATTGAGCAGAAAACAACCAACAAGAACCCTCGTTCTACTGTAGGAACTGTTACAGAATTGTACGATTACCTTCGTCTTTTGTTTGCAAGAGTTTCTGATGCTTATTCTCAAACAACAGGAAAGAAGTTAGTAAGCTATACCGAAGACCAGATTCTTGATGCTATTAAAGAAAATTATAAGAACGAAAAAATAATGTTGATGGCGCCGGTGGTGCGTTCCAGAAAAGGACATTATCATGAACTTTTTGTTCAGATGGCTAAAAAAGGATACGGACAGGCAAGAATTGATGGCGAATTGCAGGATATTGAATATGATTTAAAACTAGACCGTTATAAAACCCACGACATCGATATCGTTATCGACCGTTGGATTATCGGAGAAACAGCATCTGAAGCCAGAATGGAAAAATCGTTGCGCACAGCAATGGAAATGGGAGAAGGTTTAATCGGAATTCAAAAACTGGGAAGTACCGAGATTGAATATTTTTCTAAAAATTTAATGGATGCCGAAACCGGTCATTCATTAGCTTTACCCGAACCCAATACTTTTTCTTTCAACTCTCCGAAAGGAAGCTGCCCAAGTTGTAAAGGTTTAGGAACGATAAAGAAAATCAACACCGATTATTTTGTTGAAAATAACAAGTTATCAATCAACCAGGGTGCTTTATTGCCTTTGGAAGATATCAAATCTAATAAATTTGTGCTTACTCAAATTAAAAATATTCTTGAAATTTTTGGTTTGGGATTAGCAACGCCTTTTAAAGATATCCCTGAAGAAGCTTTAGATTATATTTATAATGGTTGCAACAAGGAATTTAATAAAGATTTAAAATACGCAGGAATTTCCAAAAAAATTAAAATCAATTTTGATGGGTTGATTCCTTTTATGGAAGAATTGATTGAAGAAAGAGAATCTTACGAAGCGATTTTACTGGAAAGACATTTCACAACAGAAGAAAGCTGTCCCGAATGTAAAGGAGCCCGTCTTCAGCCTTCAAGTTTGAGTTTTAAAATTGATGGAAAAAATATTGCTGAAATCAACGGTTTAAGTTTATCAGACTTAAAAGAATGGCTGACGGATGTAAAAGATAAATTTTCAGAAAAAAAATCTATCATCGCTCATGAAATTTTAAAGGAAATCCAAACCAGGCTACAGTTTTTATTAGATGTAGGTTTAGATTATTTAAGTTTGAGCAGAAGTTCAAAAACCCTTTCGGGTGGAGAATCTCAAAGAATTCGTCTGGCAACACAAATCGGTTCTCAATTAGTCAATGTTCTCTATATTTTAGATGAACCAAGTATCGGGTTGCACCAAAGAGACAACGAAAGACTGATTAATTCATTAAAAAATCTTCGTGACATCGGAAACTCTGTTTTGGTGGTAGAGCACGATAAAGATATGATTATGGAAGCCGATGAGGTTTTAGACATTGGTCCAAGAGCCGGAAAATTTGGTGGAGAAATTCTTTGGCAGGGAAAACCGAAAGATTTGTTGAATGCTGATACCATTACCGCAGATTATATTACAGGAAAAAGAAAAATTGCCATTCCCGAAATAAGAAGGGAAGGGAATGGTAAAAGTATCGTATTAAAAGGAGCAACAGGAAATAACCTGAAAAATGTAAACCTTGAAATTCCATTAGGAAAACTGGTTGTTGTAACGGGAATTTCTGGAAGCGGAAAATCTTCTTTAATCAACGGGACTTTATATCCTATTCTAAACAAGCATTTCTACAGAGCGGTTCAGGAACCTTTGCCGTACAAAAAAATTGAAGGTCTTGATAATATCGATAAAATTGTAGATGTAGACCAGACTCCAATTGGAAGAACACCTCGTTCAAACCCTGCAACCTATACAGGAATGTTCACCGATATCAGAAATTTATTTTCAGAATTGCCTGAATCTAAAATTCGTGGCTACAAACCTGGAAGATTTTCTTTCAACGTCAAAGGCGGAAGATGCGAAACTTGTCAAGGTGGCGGTTTGAAAGTGATTGAAATGAACTTTTTACCGGATGTTTACGTGCATTGCGAAACCTGCAACGGAAAACGTTTCAACAGAGAAACTTTGGAAGTTCGCTACAAAGGAAAATCTATTTCCGATGTTTTGGATATGACGATTGATGAGGCGGTAGATTTCTTCCAGCCTATTCCTAAGATCTTTGCAAGAGTAAAAACCCTGCAGGATGTTGGTTTGGGTTACATTACGATGGGGCAACAGTCAACTACACTTTCTGGAGGTGAAGCACAGCGTATCAAGTTAGCAACAGAATTAGCAAAAAGACAAACCGGAAATACTTTATATATTCTTGACGAACCTACAACCGGACTTCATTTTGAAGACGTAAAAATTCTAATGGATGCGATTAATAAATTAGTAGAATTAGGAAATTCTTTCATCATCATCGAACATAATATGGATGTTATCAAATTAGCCGATCATATTATCGATGTTGGACCGGAAGGTGGAAAATATGGTGGTGAGATTATTGCCAAAGGAACTCCAGAAGAAATTATCAAGTCGAAGAAAAGTTTGACAGGGAAATATTTGAAGAAGGAGATGTAA
- a CDS encoding DUF421 domain-containing protein, with translation MNPILDVVIRSLCVYLFMIIAIRLFGKNQLSQLNAGDVVLLLLISNAVQNAMVGENTSLEGGIVAALVLFAANFTLKRFMFSNRSFASFMEADPVILVKDGKVDQVALRKVKITFDEINEAIREHGVETIDNVKLAILEVDGNISVISEDKDDQQTHYSRIKRKNKRKYH, from the coding sequence GTGAATCCTATTCTTGATGTAGTTATCCGCTCGCTTTGCGTTTATCTTTTTATGATAATTGCCATCCGTTTGTTTGGGAAAAATCAGCTTTCACAACTCAATGCAGGAGATGTTGTTTTGCTGTTGCTGATTTCAAATGCGGTGCAGAATGCCATGGTTGGCGAAAATACTTCCTTAGAAGGCGGTATTGTAGCTGCACTGGTTTTATTTGCTGCTAATTTTACATTGAAAAGATTCATGTTTTCCAATCGCAGTTTTGCAAGTTTTATGGAAGCAGATCCTGTAATTTTAGTAAAGGATGGAAAGGTAGATCAGGTTGCTTTAAGAAAAGTGAAAATTACTTTTGATGAAATAAATGAAGCAATCAGAGAACATGGAGTAGAAACGATAGACAATGTAAAGCTTGCTATTTTAGAAGTGGATGGAAATATCAGTGTGATTTCTGAAGATAAAGATGATCAGCAGACTCACTATTCCAGAATTAAAAGGAAAAATAAAAGAAAATATCATTAA
- a CDS encoding GNAT family N-acetyltransferase: MNYEIREMLPQDETKVLEIFKQGIDGGIATFDTELPSSETWNASFFNDCRWVLENENSEVIGWCALKPVSKRDCFKGVAEVSIYFDNNYVGRGLGSILLKKLILDSENHGFWTLQSNIFPENEASIKFHQKNGFRIVGKRDKIGQLHGEWKDLIMLERRSPNIF, from the coding sequence ATGAATTACGAAATAAGAGAAATGCTTCCGCAGGACGAGACCAAAGTGTTGGAAATTTTCAAACAGGGAATAGATGGTGGAATTGCTACTTTCGACACCGAATTACCAAGTTCAGAAACCTGGAATGCCAGTTTTTTCAATGACTGCAGATGGGTTTTGGAAAATGAAAATAGCGAAGTGATTGGTTGGTGCGCTTTAAAACCTGTAAGTAAAAGAGATTGCTTTAAAGGAGTTGCCGAGGTAAGTATTTATTTTGATAATAATTATGTCGGGAGAGGTTTAGGGTCTATTCTTTTAAAAAAACTCATTCTCGATAGCGAAAACCACGGATTCTGGACTTTACAGTCGAATATTTTTCCTGAAAATGAAGCTTCTATTAAATTTCATCAGAAAAATGGTTTTAGAATCGTTGGTAAAAGAGATAAAATTGGCCAGCTTCATGGCGAATGGAAAGATTTGATTATGCTGGAAAGAAGAAGTCCGAATATTTTTTAA
- a CDS encoding DUF4286 family protein, whose product MSVLSITFHCIKSSIDEWENYVDETLVLMAENLLDVDKYILSEVHSDFIEEGKNYNLLLIFDDEEKRTDFMESELLNISERIETRFGQDVMIFNTSLNPKKKKF is encoded by the coding sequence ATGAGTGTATTAAGTATAACTTTTCATTGCATAAAAAGCAGCATTGATGAGTGGGAAAATTATGTAGACGAAACCTTAGTTTTAATGGCTGAAAACCTTCTTGATGTTGATAAATACATCTTATCTGAAGTTCACAGCGATTTTATTGAAGAAGGAAAAAACTACAATCTTCTTTTGATTTTTGATGACGAAGAAAAGAGAACAGATTTCATGGAAAGTGAATTATTAAACATCTCTGAAAGAATCGAAACAAGATTCGGACAAGATGTGATGATTTTCAACACTTCATTAAATCCGAAAAAAAAGAAGTTTTAA
- the gyrA gene encoding DNA gyrase subunit A, which produces MQKEGERLIPINIVDEMKSSYIDYSMSVIVSRALPDVRDGLKPVHRRVLYGMYGLGVFSNRKYLKSARIVGDVLGKYHPHGDFSVYYAMVRMAQPWSLRYPQVDGQGNFGSMDGDPPAAMRYTEARLKKISDDILSDLDKETVDFQNNFDDSLTEPTVMPTKIPNLLVNGTSGIAVGMATNMAPHNLSEAVDAINAYIDNKEITIDELMQHIIAPDFPTGGIIYGYDGVRDAFHTGRGRVVLRAKVSFEEVHNRNAIIVTEIPYQVNKAEMIARTAELVKDDKILGIYEIRDESDRNGMRIVYELKNDAIPNVVLNMLYKYTSLQTSFSVNNIALVHGRPEQLNLKAIIHHFVEHRHVVIVRRTEYELKKAKERAHILEGFMKVIGSQTSLDKAIAIIRHSANPQAAKEGIIQEFDLSDTQAQAILDLRLARLTGMELDKIRDEYDAIMKEINNLEDILANEPRRFQIIKEELAEIKEKYGDERRTEIDYSGGEMSIEDIIPNEAVVLTISHAGYVKRTLLSEYKIQSRGGVGNKAATTRDSDFLEYIVSATNHQYMLFFTEKGKCYWLRVFEIPEGSKTAKGRAVQNLINIEPDDKIKAYIRTNDLKDVDYINQMSVVMITKNGTIKKTSLEAYSRPRVNGINAIEIRENDQLLSAYLTNGESQIMIATKNGKCIRFPEEKVREVGRGSIGVRGITMEENDEVIGMIVVNDVERETVLVVSEKGYGKRTAVEDYRITNRGGKGVITLNITEKTGNLIAIQNVTDEDGLMIINKSGVAIRMNMDEMRVMGRNTQGVRMINLKKNDEIAAIAKVEMDRDVEEEGVEGEESADASENVSTEENVSPQTENNAENENPVDETENSESEE; this is translated from the coding sequence ATGCAAAAAGAAGGAGAAAGATTAATTCCTATCAACATTGTTGATGAAATGAAATCATCTTACATTGATTATTCAATGTCGGTTATTGTTTCGAGAGCATTACCGGATGTAAGAGACGGTCTTAAGCCAGTACACAGAAGAGTGCTTTATGGTATGTATGGTTTAGGAGTTTTCTCAAACAGAAAATACTTAAAGTCAGCAAGAATTGTTGGGGATGTTTTAGGTAAATATCACCCACACGGAGATTTTTCAGTTTATTACGCAATGGTAAGAATGGCTCAGCCTTGGAGTTTACGTTATCCACAGGTTGACGGTCAGGGTAACTTTGGTTCTATGGATGGTGACCCTCCTGCAGCAATGCGTTATACCGAAGCAAGATTAAAGAAAATTTCGGATGATATCTTATCAGACCTTGATAAAGAAACGGTAGATTTTCAAAATAACTTTGATGACAGCTTAACGGAGCCTACCGTAATGCCTACAAAAATTCCAAATCTATTGGTAAACGGTACCTCAGGTATCGCAGTAGGGATGGCGACTAATATGGCTCCTCATAATCTTTCTGAGGCTGTAGATGCAATCAATGCATATATTGATAACAAAGAAATTACCATCGATGAACTGATGCAACACATCATTGCTCCAGATTTTCCTACCGGTGGAATTATCTATGGATACGATGGCGTAAGAGATGCTTTCCATACAGGAAGAGGAAGAGTAGTTTTGAGAGCAAAAGTAAGTTTTGAAGAGGTTCATAACAGAAATGCAATTATTGTAACCGAAATCCCGTATCAGGTTAACAAAGCGGAAATGATTGCCAGAACTGCTGAGTTGGTAAAAGATGACAAAATCTTGGGTATCTATGAAATCAGAGATGAGTCAGACAGAAACGGAATGCGTATCGTTTATGAATTGAAAAATGATGCAATTCCTAATGTTGTTCTGAATATGTTGTATAAATATACTTCACTACAAACATCTTTCAGTGTAAATAATATCGCTTTGGTACACGGTAGACCAGAGCAATTGAATTTAAAAGCTATTATTCACCATTTTGTTGAACACAGACATGTGGTGATTGTAAGAAGAACTGAATACGAGCTTAAAAAGGCTAAAGAAAGAGCCCACATTCTTGAAGGTTTCATGAAGGTGATTGGTTCTCAGACTTCTTTAGATAAAGCGATTGCAATTATTCGTCACAGTGCCAATCCGCAAGCTGCAAAAGAAGGAATTATTCAGGAGTTTGATTTATCAGACACTCAGGCTCAGGCAATTCTTGATCTTCGTTTGGCTCGTCTTACAGGAATGGAGCTTGATAAGATCCGTGATGAGTACGATGCTATTATGAAAGAGATTAATAATTTAGAAGATATTTTGGCTAATGAACCAAGAAGATTCCAAATTATTAAAGAAGAATTAGCTGAAATAAAAGAAAAATACGGCGACGAAAGAAGAACAGAAATTGATTATTCGGGAGGCGAAATGTCTATTGAAGATATTATCCCGAATGAAGCGGTTGTTCTTACTATTTCTCACGCAGGATATGTGAAGAGAACGTTGCTTTCAGAATATAAAATCCAAAGTAGAGGTGGTGTAGGTAATAAAGCGGCTACAACAAGAGATTCAGATTTCTTGGAGTATATCGTTTCTGCAACCAATCACCAGTATATGCTATTCTTTACAGAAAAAGGGAAGTGTTATTGGTTAAGAGTATTTGAAATTCCTGAAGGTTCTAAAACCGCAAAAGGAAGAGCGGTACAAAACCTAATCAACATCGAGCCGGATGATAAGATTAAAGCATATATCAGAACCAATGATCTGAAAGATGTAGATTACATCAACCAGATGAGCGTGGTAATGATTACTAAAAATGGTACTATCAAAAAGACTTCTTTAGAAGCTTACTCAAGACCAAGAGTAAATGGTATCAACGCTATCGAGATTAGAGAAAACGATCAATTGCTAAGTGCTTATCTTACCAATGGTGAATCTCAGATTATGATTGCTACGAAAAACGGTAAATGTATCCGTTTCCCTGAAGAAAAAGTAAGAGAAGTGGGTAGAGGATCTATTGGTGTACGTGGTATTACGATGGAGGAAAATGATGAGGTTATTGGTATGATTGTTGTAAACGATGTAGAGCGCGAAACGGTTCTTGTGGTATCTGAGAAAGGATATGGTAAGAGAACAGCAGTAGAAGACTACAGAATTACCAACAGAGGTGGAAAAGGAGTTATTACCTTAAATATTACTGAGAAAACAGGTAATCTTATTGCTATTCAGAATGTTACAGATGAAGATGGATTGATGATTATCAATAAATCGGGCGTTGCAATCAGAATGAATATGGATGAAATGCGTGTGATGGGTAGAAATACTCAAGGTGTAAGAATGATCAATCTTAAAAAGAATGACGAAATTGCTGCCATCGCAAAAGTTGAAATGGATAGAGATGTAGAAGAAGAAGGTGTTGAAGGGGAAGAGTCTGCAGATGCTTCAGAAAATGTTTCAACCGAAGAAAATGTTTCGCCACAAACGGAAAATAATGCAGAAAATGAAAACCCGGTTGACGAAACTGAAAATTCAGAATCTGAAGAATAA
- a CDS encoding tetratricopeptide repeat protein, which produces MKKLILGIAIVSSVFAFGQKKDKKEIDAQVQATNKVAMDAYNAKNYTVAGPKFLELYDLLKANGQEDQVYKYYAGLSYALANNLDESIKIYTDLINSGYTGVQTTYTAKENKSGQVSAYDKATWELLKKSSSKDYSDFKAEQSKSVEPDLYETLSTLLLNAKKNDEALALIEKGLAKYPNSDKLKEYHGSALYATGKTDQFMTNLKEQLAKNPNDATNWYNLGVLQSKNPATEADAITSFNKAIELSANDAKLKDNAYQNLVYTSIGDDDKAVKEINAIRKSDPDKATTLIEARKERFGKALPYAEKWYQANPNNIDAVSTLKDIYGMLKNQAKVTELKAKEAELQAKAK; this is translated from the coding sequence ATGAAAAAGCTAATTTTAGGCATAGCAATCGTTTCTTCAGTTTTTGCTTTCGGGCAGAAAAAGGATAAGAAAGAGATAGATGCTCAAGTGCAAGCTACTAATAAAGTGGCAATGGATGCATATAATGCAAAAAATTATACAGTTGCGGGACCTAAGTTTTTAGAACTCTATGATTTATTAAAAGCCAATGGTCAAGAGGATCAAGTATATAAATATTATGCTGGTTTAAGTTATGCTTTAGCAAATAACTTAGATGAATCTATAAAAATTTATACCGATTTGATTAATTCTGGATATACCGGAGTTCAGACAACCTATACAGCAAAAGAAAATAAGTCTGGGCAAGTATCTGCTTATGATAAAGCTACATGGGAGTTATTAAAGAAAAGCTCATCAAAAGATTATTCTGATTTCAAAGCTGAACAATCTAAAAGTGTAGAGCCGGATTTATATGAAACTTTATCTACATTGCTTTTAAATGCAAAGAAAAATGATGAAGCTTTAGCATTAATTGAAAAAGGTTTAGCAAAATACCCTAATAGTGATAAATTGAAAGAATACCACGGTTCTGCTTTATATGCGACGGGTAAGACTGATCAGTTTATGACAAATCTTAAAGAGCAATTGGCAAAAAATCCTAATGATGCTACTAATTGGTATAATTTAGGAGTTTTACAGTCAAAAAATCCTGCTACAGAAGCTGATGCAATTACTTCATTTAATAAAGCAATTGAGTTGAGTGCAAATGATGCTAAATTGAAAGATAATGCTTATCAAAACCTAGTTTATACTTCTATTGGTGATGATGATAAGGCTGTAAAAGAAATCAATGCAATAAGAAAATCGGATCCAGATAAAGCGACAACGTTAATTGAAGCAAGAAAGGAGAGATTTGGTAAAGCGCTTCCTTATGCTGAAAAATGGTATCAGGCAAACCCCAATAACATTGATGCTGTTTCTACTTTAAAAGATATTTACGGAATGCTTAAAAATCAAGCTAAAGTTACTGAATTGAAAGCCAAAGAAGCTGAACTTCAGGCTAAAGCGAAATAA
- a CDS encoding NAD(P)H-binding protein: MKALVIGATGATGKDLVNQLLQDNDFEEVNVFVRKPLSIQNEKLKTHVVNFEKPEEWKNLVKGDVAFSCLGTTLKAAGSKDAQRKVDFDYQYQFAKVAKENNVDDYILVSAYGANPKSKIFYSKMKGELEEAVKKLHFNKITIFKPGMLERKDSERTGEVLGSRIIKFANTLGLFESQKPLPTDILAKAMIKSSKIKSNGYSSIKLGNIFCFAEKSNA; encoded by the coding sequence ATGAAAGCTTTAGTAATCGGTGCTACAGGTGCTACAGGAAAAGATTTGGTAAATCAATTGTTACAGGATAATGATTTTGAGGAAGTGAATGTTTTTGTAAGAAAACCTTTATCTATTCAAAATGAAAAGTTGAAAACTCACGTTGTAAATTTTGAAAAGCCTGAAGAATGGAAAAACCTTGTGAAAGGCGATGTTGCATTTTCTTGTCTTGGAACAACTCTTAAAGCTGCAGGAAGCAAAGATGCACAACGAAAAGTTGATTTTGATTATCAATATCAGTTTGCAAAAGTGGCAAAAGAAAATAATGTAGATGATTATATTCTAGTTTCGGCTTATGGAGCTAATCCTAAATCAAAAATATTTTATTCTAAAATGAAAGGTGAACTTGAAGAAGCTGTAAAAAAGCTTCATTTTAATAAAATTACGATTTTCAAACCGGGAATGCTCGAAAGAAAAGATTCTGAAAGAACGGGAGAAGTTTTAGGTAGCAGAATTATTAAGTTTGCCAATACACTTGGTCTTTTTGAAAGTCAAAAACCTTTGCCCACCGATATTTTAGCTAAAGCAATGATTAAATCTTCCAAAATAAAAAGCAATGGTTACTCGAGCATCAAGCTTGGAAATATCTTCTGTTTTGCTGAGAAAAGTAATGCTTAA
- a CDS encoding MmcQ/YjbR family DNA-binding protein has protein sequence MDANQVLDYCLAKKGVTESFPFDNETLVLKVGIKIFLLMSLERQPLSINVKTDPEWSQELREQHPQITGAFHMNKTHWNSVSLDGLKRDLVLKMIDQSYDLVFKSLTKKAKEEILNS, from the coding sequence ATGGATGCCAACCAAGTTTTAGATTATTGTCTTGCAAAAAAAGGAGTGACAGAAAGTTTTCCGTTTGATAACGAAACTTTAGTTTTAAAAGTAGGGATCAAAATTTTTCTGCTGATGTCTCTAGAAAGACAGCCTTTAAGTATCAATGTAAAAACAGATCCCGAATGGAGCCAAGAACTTCGTGAGCAACATCCACAGATTACAGGTGCATTTCACATGAATAAAACCCATTGGAATTCTGTTTCTTTAGATGGTTTAAAAAGAGATTTAGTTTTAAAAATGATAGATCAATCGTATGATTTAGTCTTTAAATCATTGACGAAAAAAGCTAAAGAAGAAATTCTGAATAGCTAG
- a CDS encoding bifunctional riboflavin kinase/FAD synthetase — protein MKVFRNFSDYPSHKPLALSLGMFDGVHLGHKCIIDELKKVGSAHHLETAILTFWPHPRFVFNPNEDLKLLNTLDEKTLLMEKYGINNLFLKEFDDEFRNLTGEEFVRQILIDKLNVKYLIIGYDHSFGKNKSGNFELLQKLSKELDFEVEQMEAINIHENNISSTKIRNALLAGNILEANEMLGYSYSVSGTVVHGKKLGRTIGYPTANIETENIKLLPKKGAYIVEVLVKNKQYKGMLSVGTNPTVNGEKLTVEVYILDFKGDIYDEKITVKFRDFLHEEIKFDGLEKLVERLDEDKRLTEAFDF, from the coding sequence TTGAAAGTTTTCAGAAATTTTAGCGATTATCCCTCTCACAAGCCTCTGGCGTTATCTTTGGGAATGTTTGACGGAGTTCATCTCGGTCATAAATGTATCATCGACGAACTAAAAAAAGTGGGTTCTGCCCATCATCTGGAAACAGCAATCCTTACTTTTTGGCCACATCCAAGATTTGTTTTCAACCCTAATGAAGACCTTAAGCTTCTTAATACATTGGATGAAAAGACTTTGCTGATGGAAAAATATGGCATTAATAATTTATTTTTAAAAGAATTTGATGATGAGTTCAGAAACCTTACCGGAGAAGAATTTGTGCGTCAGATTTTAATTGATAAATTAAACGTAAAATATTTGATTATAGGTTACGACCATTCTTTCGGTAAAAATAAAAGCGGAAATTTTGAATTGCTTCAAAAACTTTCAAAAGAATTAGACTTTGAGGTTGAACAAATGGAAGCGATTAACATCCATGAAAACAATATCAGTTCTACAAAAATCAGAAATGCTTTATTGGCAGGTAATATTTTAGAGGCCAATGAAATGCTGGGTTACTCCTACTCTGTTTCGGGAACGGTTGTTCACGGGAAGAAATTAGGACGAACTATTGGTTACCCAACCGCTAATATAGAGACTGAAAACATAAAGTTACTTCCCAAAAAAGGCGCTTATATTGTTGAAGTTCTAGTAAAAAATAAGCAATACAAAGGCATGTTAAGCGTTGGAACAAATCCTACCGTCAATGGAGAAAAACTAACTGTCGAAGTTTATATTCTTGATTTTAAAGGAGATATTTATGACGAAAAAATCACGGTGAAATTCAGAGACTTTCTTCATGAAGAAATTAAATTTGATGGGTTAGAAAAATTAGTTGAAAGGTTGGATGAAGATAAAAGACTGACTGAAGCTTTTGACTTCTAG